In the Nomascus leucogenys isolate Asia chromosome 5, Asia_NLE_v1, whole genome shotgun sequence genome, one interval contains:
- the FAM72A gene encoding LOW QUALITY PROTEIN: protein FAM72A (The sequence of the model RefSeq protein was modified relative to this genomic sequence to represent the inferred CDS: inserted 1 base in 1 codon) codes for MPTTTAPRWTAAARSRRNGRGGWVRAAXQSVSQDRVPGCTVMGGETRSPENAVDFTGRCYFTKICKCKLKDIACLKCGNIVGYHVIVPCSSCLLSCNNGHFWMFHSQAVYDINRLDSTGVNVLLWGNLPEIEESTDEDVLNISAEECIR; via the exons ATGCCAACGACGACTGCCCCACGGTGGACAGCGGCTGCCCGTTCGCGGAGGAACGGGAGAGGCGGCTGGGTGCGGGCTG CGCAGTCCGTGAGCCAGGACAGAGTCCCAGGCTGTACAGTAATGGGCGGAGAGACTCGCAGTCCTGAGAA CGCAGTGGACTTCACTGGAAGATGCTATTTCACCAAAATCTGCAAATGTAAACTGAAGGACATCGCATGTTTGAAATG TGGGAACATTGTAGGTTATCATGTGATTGTTCCATGTAGTTCCTGTCTTCTTTCCTGCAACAACGGACACTTCTGGATGTTTCACAGCCAGGCAGTTTATGATATTAACAGACTAGACTCCACAG gTGTAAACGTCCTACTTTGGGGCAACTTGCCAGAGATAGAAGAGAGTACAGATGAAGATGTGTTAAATATCTCAGCAGAGGAGTGTATTAGATAA